In Effusibacillus lacus, one DNA window encodes the following:
- a CDS encoding M24 family metallopeptidase: MKNRLTRLREQIANQPVDGMLILKPENRRYISGFTGSAGYLLVTSSDAVLITDFRYTEQAREQAPHFRVVEHGSSAPEAIRSELTALGVKRLGFEKDYLTYSLYSIYKDKFEGVELEPTEGIVEKLRAVKDDQEIEWIRQAARIADDAFSHILAYLKPGARERDIALELEYFMRRKGAKSSSFDIIVASGVRSSFPHGVASDKLLERGDFVKMDFGALYEGYCSDITRTVVLGEPSDKQREIYNIVLEAQMYALEHIKPGMSGKEADALARDIIKEKGYGEHFGHSLGHGLGLYIHEEPRLSTLSSDILQPGMVVTVEPGIYIPGMGGVRIEDDVAITETGLEILTASTKELVVL, translated from the coding sequence ATGAAGAACCGATTGACACGACTTCGGGAACAAATTGCCAATCAGCCAGTGGACGGCATGCTGATCCTTAAGCCCGAGAACCGCAGATACATTAGCGGGTTTACAGGGTCTGCCGGATATTTGCTTGTGACTTCGTCTGATGCGGTGCTGATTACAGATTTTCGGTACACGGAACAGGCCAGGGAACAAGCCCCTCATTTTCGGGTGGTGGAGCACGGGTCTTCAGCTCCGGAAGCTATACGTTCCGAACTGACTGCCTTGGGAGTCAAGCGTCTGGGATTTGAAAAAGATTATCTTACATATTCGCTTTATTCAATTTACAAAGACAAGTTTGAAGGCGTGGAACTGGAACCCACTGAAGGAATTGTGGAGAAACTCCGGGCCGTGAAGGACGATCAAGAAATTGAATGGATCCGGCAAGCCGCCAGGATTGCGGATGATGCTTTTTCCCACATTCTGGCCTATTTGAAGCCTGGTGCAAGGGAGCGGGATATTGCCCTTGAACTTGAATATTTCATGCGCAGGAAAGGTGCCAAAAGCTCTTCGTTCGATATTATTGTCGCCTCCGGGGTCAGATCAAGCTTCCCCCACGGGGTTGCTTCCGATAAACTGCTTGAGCGGGGTGATTTTGTAAAAATGGACTTTGGCGCTCTGTACGAGGGTTACTGTTCCGACATCACCCGAACGGTAGTGCTGGGTGAACCCAGTGACAAACAGCGGGAAATATACAACATTGTATTGGAAGCCCAAATGTACGCTCTGGAGCACATAAAACCCGGGATGTCCGGCAAAGAAGCGGATGCGCTTGCCCGGGACATCATAAAGGAAAAGGGCTACGGTGAACATTTCGGTCATAGCCTGGGTCACGGTTTGGGACTCTATATACATGAAGAGCCGCGTCTTTCCACTTTGTCTAGCGACATTCTGCAACCGGGCATGGTGGTGACTGTCGAACCGGGAATCTATATACCGGGTATGGGCGGAGTTCGGATTGAAGATGATGTGGCCATAACCGAAACCGGATTGGAGATCCTGACTGCTTCCACAAAGGAATTGGTAGTTCTTTAG
- a CDS encoding Asp23/Gls24 family envelope stress response protein, with amino-acid sequence MSIDNLEFDVTEMGQIRIAPEVIEIIAGLAATEVRGIAGMSGSVAGGIAELLGRKNLGKGVKVEVGEKQCAVDLSVVMEFGIKIQEVAHEVQTNVKRAIENMTGLEVVEVNVHVLGVTFKTEEKEEEAVTHRLR; translated from the coding sequence ATGTCAATAGATAACCTGGAATTTGACGTTACGGAAATGGGGCAAATCCGAATTGCTCCCGAGGTTATTGAAATTATTGCGGGACTTGCGGCAACGGAAGTGCGAGGCATTGCAGGCATGAGCGGCAGTGTGGCCGGTGGGATCGCCGAACTGCTGGGACGCAAGAACCTTGGAAAAGGTGTCAAGGTTGAAGTCGGCGAAAAACAGTGTGCGGTAGATCTGTCCGTTGTCATGGAATTCGGCATCAAGATTCAGGAAGTCGCACATGAAGTGCAAACCAACGTGAAACGTGCCATCGAGAACATGACCGGTCTTGAAGTAGTGGAAGTCAATGTCCATGTTCTGGGCGTTACCTTCAAAACGGAGGAAAAAGAAGAAGAGGCTGTAACTCATCGCCTTCGTTAA
- a CDS encoding SpoIIIAH-like family protein: MANRQTVWLSTMMILSLMVIGYYTVDDTLKPVPTSSTENAKNQDQTKTPDPKDNSNDSTKNQNNGTEKKQTMTGADWFGEQIANREVTYYKQAEELQKVIADAKTSTEQKVKAEQELKAMQDFYQKAEQAENKVIAEGFAEALVTKDKERVTVTVQAPELSKEQAAKIYSIVSKELGIPAHQITVSYKQ; encoded by the coding sequence ATGGCAAACCGTCAAACCGTATGGCTTTCGACAATGATGATTCTGTCCCTCATGGTAATCGGCTACTACACGGTAGATGACACTCTAAAGCCGGTTCCAACATCATCGACGGAAAACGCAAAGAACCAAGACCAGACGAAGACACCCGATCCAAAAGACAACTCCAATGACAGCACCAAGAATCAGAACAACGGCACCGAAAAAAAACAGACTATGACCGGTGCCGATTGGTTTGGAGAGCAAATCGCCAACAGGGAAGTAACTTATTACAAGCAGGCGGAAGAGTTGCAAAAGGTGATCGCGGACGCCAAAACTTCCACCGAGCAAAAGGTCAAGGCGGAACAGGAATTAAAGGCGATGCAGGATTTCTATCAGAAAGCGGAACAGGCGGAAAACAAAGTGATTGCCGAAGGATTTGCGGAAGCGCTGGTCACCAAGGACAAGGAACGGGTCACCGTTACCGTTCAGGCACCCGAGTTGTCCAAAGAGCAGGCTGCCAAGATTTATTCTATTGTAAGCAAGGAACTTGGAATTCCGGCACATCAGATTACCGTTTCCTACAAACAATAA
- the spoIIIAB gene encoding stage III sporulation protein SpoIIIAB yields MIKLVGSVMIIMAAAGLGFWRATTYSERARQLNQLITALQMLETEISYGATPLPEALSRIGRRIPGPIGLLLDETGQRLMRGEGGSVGLLLQSQFEQWSPRLSLQPQDREILLTFGQTLGVSDRSDQLKHIRLACTRLAAEESLARDERDRLGKMWRYLGVLTGAAAVIIMY; encoded by the coding sequence ATGATCAAACTTGTCGGATCTGTAATGATTATCATGGCTGCGGCAGGACTTGGTTTTTGGAGAGCCACAACTTATTCCGAAAGAGCCAGGCAGTTGAATCAGTTGATTACCGCCCTGCAAATGTTGGAGACTGAAATTTCGTACGGGGCAACCCCGTTACCGGAAGCGTTGTCCCGAATCGGCCGCCGGATACCAGGTCCGATCGGTTTGCTTCTTGACGAAACCGGCCAGCGGTTGATGCGGGGAGAGGGGGGTTCGGTTGGCCTATTATTGCAATCCCAATTCGAACAATGGAGTCCGAGATTGAGCTTGCAGCCGCAGGATCGAGAGATCCTGCTGACATTTGGGCAAACCCTCGGGGTGTCGGACCGCTCCGATCAGCTCAAGCACATTCGCCTGGCATGTACCAGGTTGGCGGCGGAAGAGTCTCTTGCAAGGGATGAAAGAGACCGTTTGGGAAAAATGTGGAGATATCTGGGCGTGTTAACAGGAGCGGCCGCAGTAATCATCATGTATTAG
- the accB gene encoding acetyl-CoA carboxylase biotin carboxyl carrier protein translates to MFKLNEIRELVRLIDETSVTELNVEAAGTKLIIKKEPVVAAPVVVQPAAVQASQAAVVPVAPAVPAQETAAEEIPKKTAPAVEDPTLHKIVSPMVGTFYKAPAPDAEPYVRVGSKVNEKTVVCIVEAMKLMNEIEADVRGEIVEILVENGQLVEYGQPLFLVKVD, encoded by the coding sequence ATGTTCAAACTGAACGAAATTCGTGAATTGGTACGTTTAATAGACGAAACATCAGTTACGGAATTGAATGTGGAAGCGGCTGGCACCAAGTTGATCATAAAGAAGGAACCGGTAGTTGCGGCCCCCGTTGTGGTTCAACCAGCAGCTGTACAAGCTTCGCAAGCGGCAGTGGTTCCCGTGGCTCCAGCGGTTCCTGCACAGGAAACGGCTGCTGAAGAAATTCCCAAGAAAACCGCTCCTGCTGTTGAGGATCCAACACTCCACAAAATCGTGTCGCCGATGGTGGGAACTTTCTATAAGGCTCCCGCACCCGATGCGGAACCCTATGTCCGTGTCGGTTCCAAAGTAAACGAGAAAACGGTTGTATGCATTGTGGAAGCGATGAAACTGATGAACGAAATTGAAGCGGATGTAAGAGGCGAGATTGTAGAGATACTTGTGGAGAACGGACAACTGGTAGAATACGGACAGCCTCTGTTCCTGGTAAAAGTCGATTGA
- the aroQ gene encoding type II 3-dehydroquinate dehydratase, which produces MVRILVIHGPNLNLLGKREPEIYGTTTLADINRQLSELAKQYSVELDFIQSNHEGEIIDRIHTARESADGILINPGAYTHYSIAIRDALSAVSIPAVEVHLSNIHAREEFRKQSVVAPVVIGQISGFGEHSYALGLLALIEHLKRPGT; this is translated from the coding sequence TTGGTACGGATCCTTGTCATCCACGGACCCAATTTAAACCTGCTTGGCAAACGGGAACCTGAAATTTACGGCACAACCACGCTTGCCGACATTAACCGTCAGTTATCGGAATTGGCCAAACAATATTCAGTCGAATTGGATTTTATTCAATCCAATCACGAAGGCGAAATTATCGACCGGATTCATACCGCCAGGGAGTCAGCGGACGGGATTCTGATCAATCCCGGTGCCTATACGCACTACAGCATAGCCATTCGGGATGCGTTGAGTGCAGTATCGATTCCGGCTGTGGAAGTTCATCTGTCGAACATTCATGCCCGGGAGGAATTTCGTAAACAATCCGTGGTGGCGCCCGTTGTCATCGGGCAAATAAGCGGATTCGGTGAACATAGTTACGCTCTTGGCCTGTTGGCCTTAATCGAGCATTTGAAGCGACCCGGGACATAA
- a CDS encoding CD1247 N-terminal domain-containing protein, with protein sequence MQNLKERVAYVQGLANGLKVSGNTPEGRILQEVMDLLEDVVRALDRVHVSQADLEEYVAAIDEDLTDLENDYYEEYDEYVDNDLSDMDEDDELEYFEMECPNCHETVFVDSDVYEDDEVVEVLCPECHEAILVNDDTPVTT encoded by the coding sequence ATGCAGAATCTGAAAGAACGAGTGGCATACGTACAAGGTTTGGCCAATGGATTGAAAGTCAGCGGGAACACACCGGAGGGCCGAATCCTGCAGGAAGTGATGGATCTGTTGGAAGATGTGGTCCGCGCCTTGGACAGGGTTCATGTCAGTCAAGCTGATCTGGAAGAGTACGTGGCGGCCATTGATGAAGATCTTACAGATCTGGAAAATGACTATTACGAAGAATACGACGAATATGTTGACAACGATCTGAGCGATATGGATGAGGACGACGAACTGGAGTATTTTGAAATGGAGTGTCCGAACTGCCATGAGACCGTTTTTGTCGACTCCGACGTATATGAGGACGACGAGGTGGTGGAAGTTTTATGTCCGGAATGTCACGAGGCCATTCTCGTCAACGACGACACTCCGGTGACAACCTGA
- the accC gene encoding acetyl-CoA carboxylase biotin carboxylase subunit has product MFTKVLIANRGEIAVRVIRACRELGIQTVAIYSEPDRESLHVKLADEAYCVGPTASKQSYLNIPNIMAVATSTGVDAIHPGYGFLAENADFAEICEACGITFIGPSSEAIEKMGDKSVAKETMKQANVPCVPGTDGLIEDTADALKVADQIGYPVIVKATAGGGGKGMRIAANPEDLEKAIKMAQVEAETAFGNAGVYLEKFVEEPRHVEIQVMADKYGNAVYVGERDCSIQRRHQKLIEEAPSPALTTDLRKKMGESAVAAALAVNYSGAGTVEFLLDKHGNYYFMEMNTRIQVEHPVTEMITGIDLIKEQIRVAAGEKLSFSQADLELDGWAIECRINAEDPDKNFMPCPGTITKYLAPGGF; this is encoded by the coding sequence GTGTTTACCAAAGTTCTGATCGCCAATCGGGGAGAAATTGCGGTTCGTGTCATTCGTGCATGCAGGGAATTGGGAATCCAGACAGTTGCCATTTACTCGGAACCGGATCGGGAATCACTCCATGTGAAACTGGCCGACGAAGCTTACTGCGTCGGACCTACGGCAAGCAAGCAAAGCTATCTCAACATTCCCAACATTATGGCGGTAGCTACTTCAACCGGCGTGGATGCGATTCATCCGGGTTACGGCTTCTTGGCGGAAAACGCAGACTTTGCAGAAATCTGTGAAGCGTGCGGGATTACATTCATTGGTCCCAGTTCCGAAGCTATCGAAAAAATGGGCGACAAATCGGTCGCCAAAGAAACAATGAAGCAAGCAAACGTTCCATGTGTTCCCGGAACTGACGGTTTAATCGAAGATACGGCTGATGCTTTGAAGGTGGCCGACCAAATCGGATATCCTGTCATCGTCAAAGCGACTGCCGGCGGCGGCGGGAAAGGCATGCGGATTGCCGCCAACCCGGAAGATCTGGAGAAAGCGATCAAAATGGCGCAAGTGGAGGCAGAAACCGCTTTCGGCAATGCGGGGGTCTACCTTGAGAAGTTTGTGGAAGAACCCCGTCACGTAGAGATTCAGGTGATGGCAGACAAATACGGCAATGCTGTTTATGTGGGGGAAAGGGATTGCTCCATCCAGCGTCGTCACCAAAAACTCATTGAAGAAGCTCCATCTCCGGCACTGACAACGGACCTTCGCAAAAAAATGGGGGAATCGGCTGTAGCCGCAGCTCTGGCAGTGAATTATTCGGGAGCCGGTACGGTGGAATTCCTGCTCGACAAACACGGCAATTATTACTTTATGGAAATGAATACCCGGATTCAGGTCGAACATCCTGTAACGGAGATGATTACCGGAATTGACCTGATCAAGGAACAAATCCGGGTGGCGGCAGGAGAAAAACTCTCCTTTAGCCAGGCAGATCTGGAACTGGACGGCTGGGCGATCGAATGCCGCATCAATGCGGAAGATCCGGACAAGAACTTTATGCCATGTCCCGGGACCATTACCAAATATTTGGCGCCCGGCGGATTCG
- the spoIIIAD gene encoding stage III sporulation protein AD, giving the protein MDILQIVGLGLIAVFLILTVKTQSSTAAMLISLLTGVFLFAFMVPPIRLVFEEIQRLALQANVDLKLLGTILKIIAIAYIAEFGAQLVRDSGESGLASKIEFAGKILILVLAIPIVRVVVDTIMQVMIRGGAG; this is encoded by the coding sequence ATGGATATATTGCAAATTGTCGGACTTGGGCTCATAGCCGTTTTTTTAATACTGACCGTCAAAACACAGTCTTCGACAGCCGCAATGCTGATCTCGCTGCTAACAGGGGTGTTCCTGTTTGCGTTCATGGTGCCTCCGATACGCCTTGTTTTTGAGGAGATTCAAAGATTGGCCTTGCAGGCCAACGTGGATTTGAAACTGCTCGGCACCATTCTAAAAATCATCGCCATTGCCTACATAGCGGAGTTTGGTGCACAACTGGTCAGAGATTCCGGTGAATCGGGGCTGGCTTCAAAGATTGAATTTGCAGGTAAAATTCTGATCCTGGTCCTTGCCATTCCGATTGTCAGGGTTGTGGTCGACACGATCATGCAAGTGATGATTCGGGGGGGAGCCGGATGA
- the spoIIIAE gene encoding stage III sporulation protein AE: MNRWRIGILAILLMYLSLTSVALAVENPSSSPVNSLEPSIDTSEVDKFLQDLIRQYGDFLPSVSSPHILDLLRGDGFTVQGVLLGMLKFLFFEIMHNSLLLGSILILAVLAALLENLQNAFERNTVSQVGFAVIYIALIILSVNSFMTATGYAKQAIEAMSSFMMGSIPLLLTLMASSGAVTSAGLLYPTVVFVVNAFAGLVTTVVFPLIFFSAILLMVSEFSSRYKLSQLGGFLRTTGNWLLGAFFVIFIGIMTVKGAMGGVADGIALRTAKFATSTLIPVVGKMFSDSIDTVVGASMLVKNSVGVGGLLILALLCTFPALKIISLGIVYSLSGALMQPLGNSPVVSCLSTIGKTLFIIFSAMATVGFMFFLSVTMILLAGNIQLMVR, encoded by the coding sequence ATGAACAGATGGAGAATCGGCATCCTTGCCATCCTGCTTATGTATCTGTCGCTGACCTCCGTGGCCTTGGCGGTTGAGAATCCGTCGTCCAGTCCGGTCAACAGCCTTGAACCGTCAATTGACACCAGTGAGGTGGACAAATTCCTGCAGGATTTAATCCGGCAGTACGGCGATTTTTTGCCAAGTGTGTCTTCTCCTCATATTCTCGACTTGCTAAGGGGAGACGGTTTTACCGTACAAGGGGTTCTTCTGGGAATGCTTAAGTTTTTGTTCTTTGAAATCATGCATAATTCATTGCTTTTGGGCAGCATTTTGATCCTTGCCGTGCTGGCCGCCTTGCTGGAGAACCTACAGAATGCCTTTGAGCGAAACACCGTTTCGCAAGTTGGATTTGCGGTGATTTATATAGCTTTGATTATCCTTTCGGTCAACTCGTTTATGACAGCCACCGGGTACGCCAAGCAGGCAATTGAAGCCATGAGCAGCTTCATGATGGGGAGCATCCCCCTGCTGCTTACCTTAATGGCCTCATCCGGGGCGGTTACATCCGCGGGACTTCTGTACCCGACAGTGGTGTTTGTCGTCAATGCTTTTGCCGGTTTGGTGACAACCGTGGTGTTTCCGTTGATTTTCTTCTCCGCCATTCTGCTGATGGTGTCCGAATTTTCAAGTCGTTACAAACTGTCACAGCTGGGCGGTTTCCTGCGAACGACGGGTAACTGGCTATTGGGCGCCTTCTTCGTAATCTTCATCGGAATCATGACGGTGAAGGGGGCCATGGGCGGCGTGGCGGACGGAATTGCGCTGAGGACAGCGAAATTCGCCACTTCCACTTTGATTCCGGTGGTGGGGAAAATGTTCTCCGATTCCATCGATACGGTGGTGGGTGCCTCCATGCTTGTGAAAAACTCGGTCGGAGTGGGAGGGCTTCTGATCCTGGCGCTACTCTGCACCTTCCCGGCTCTCAAGATCATCAGCCTGGGAATTGTGTACAGCCTGTCAGGTGCGCTGATGCAGCCTTTGGGCAACTCTCCCGTAGTGTCCTGCCTGTCTACCATTGGCAAGACCTTGTTCATCATCTTTTCCGCAATGGCAACCGTCGGTTTCATGTTCTTTCTCTCCGTCACCATGATTCTCTTGGCGGGCAACATCCAGTTGATGGTGAGGTGA
- a CDS encoding YqhV family protein, whose protein sequence is MFDVQDKWVWGMAGLRMLSGSIEVLAALIMLYYGTIERAVMVNAVLSLVGPTVLILVTTIGLIGLADKLDLSKMLIVMCGVALILYGVRS, encoded by the coding sequence ATGTTTGACGTTCAGGACAAATGGGTTTGGGGAATGGCAGGTTTGCGAATGCTCTCAGGCAGCATTGAGGTGCTTGCAGCCCTGATTATGCTGTATTATGGCACAATTGAACGGGCTGTTATGGTTAACGCTGTTCTGTCCCTTGTCGGCCCGACGGTTCTCATTCTGGTTACAACCATTGGATTGATTGGACTCGCAGACAAGCTGGATTTGAGCAAAATGTTGATCGTAATGTGCGGTGTAGCCCTGATTCTATACGGAGTCCGGTCCTAG
- the efp gene encoding elongation factor P, which yields MISSNDFRPGVTIEYDGEIWRVLEFLHVKPGKGAAFVRTKLKNVKTGAVKEMTFNAGEKVPRARIENRQMQYLYNDGESYTFMDTESFEQIQIPASQLEYEIQFLKENMNCYVVMYEGAAIGIELPNTVELEVVETDPGIRGNTATGGSKPAKLETGYVVQVPFFIEAGDKLIIDTRSGEYVSRA from the coding sequence ATGATTTCAAGCAACGATTTTCGTCCCGGAGTCACCATTGAATATGATGGGGAAATTTGGCGTGTGCTGGAATTCCTGCATGTAAAGCCGGGCAAAGGTGCCGCATTCGTCCGCACCAAATTGAAAAACGTGAAAACCGGCGCCGTCAAGGAAATGACCTTCAATGCAGGAGAAAAAGTTCCAAGGGCCAGAATTGAGAACAGGCAGATGCAGTATCTCTATAATGACGGTGAGTCTTACACCTTCATGGATACGGAAAGCTTTGAGCAGATTCAGATCCCGGCCAGCCAGCTGGAATACGAAATCCAGTTTCTGAAGGAGAACATGAACTGTTATGTCGTCATGTACGAAGGGGCTGCCATCGGGATTGAATTGCCCAATACGGTGGAATTGGAAGTTGTCGAGACTGATCCCGGCATCCGCGGCAACACTGCGACAGGAGGTTCCAAGCCGGCAAAGTTGGAAACCGGATACGTGGTTCAGGTTCCATTCTTCATTGAAGCAGGGGACAAGCTGATCATTGATACCCGCTCCGGCGAATACGTATCCCGCGCTTAA
- the spoIIIAF gene encoding stage III sporulation protein AF, which produces MSSWLTQIVLILLFAVVMDLVVPSSSMRNYVKLVMGLVIMVTMLKPISALYDNKFDISKIQWPGGSVPAASFESIREKAADLERQQTELAEQQVNGVLEKALKQHVEAAYPFEVARVSVRFAKSEQSVSHSAEIEELVLQVRPKSNESRTIQPVDPVSVRMGESGESARRGHTEESDKRIKQLKEELATLYRIPGSVISVQLLTD; this is translated from the coding sequence ATATCTTCGTGGCTGACGCAAATTGTCCTGATTCTGCTCTTTGCAGTAGTCATGGATCTGGTGGTTCCTTCTTCTTCCATGCGAAACTACGTCAAGCTGGTGATGGGACTGGTCATTATGGTAACGATGCTCAAGCCCATCTCGGCTTTATACGACAACAAGTTTGATATCTCGAAGATTCAATGGCCCGGCGGTTCGGTTCCGGCTGCCTCCTTCGAATCCATCAGGGAAAAAGCGGCCGACCTGGAGCGGCAACAGACTGAACTGGCGGAACAACAGGTAAACGGTGTGTTGGAGAAAGCCTTGAAACAGCATGTCGAAGCCGCCTATCCTTTTGAAGTTGCCAGAGTATCAGTCCGGTTTGCCAAATCTGAACAATCTGTTTCTCACTCTGCCGAGATTGAAGAGTTGGTCCTGCAAGTACGTCCAAAATCAAACGAAAGCAGGACCATTCAGCCGGTTGACCCGGTTTCCGTACGAATGGGGGAAAGCGGCGAGTCAGCAAGGCGGGGACATACAGAGGAATCAGACAAAAGGATCAAGCAATTGAAAGAGGAACTGGCAACTCTCTACCGCATACCCGGTTCCGTTATCTCAGTACAGCTTCTGACCGATTAA
- the spoIIIAA gene encoding stage III sporulation protein AA, translating into MEYVIEHQILPVLAPAIRKLAARSPQPVRTSLEEIRIRQEQPVQVYTHQGDYFLDPDGQPIRSLNKAYRATGEDVAQTVQLLTRSSLYAWEEELRRGYVTIAGGHRVGLAGKAVLTPLGSVQTLKHISCINIRIAREIQGAADGVKQFLTGMEGKLHNTLIISPPQSGKTTLLRDIARQASDGLLHPGLRGMKVGVVDERSELAGCVNGIPQHSIGARTDVLDACPKAEGMLMMIRSMSPQLLITDEIGREQDRDAILEAVHSGVAVIASAHGLTLSEVRNRPAIRSLFEEKVFSRYIVLSRRNGPLTLEGVYDKDGQCLFKREGRYP; encoded by the coding sequence ATGGAATATGTGATTGAACATCAAATACTTCCCGTTCTGGCTCCGGCTATTCGGAAGCTTGCGGCCAGAAGCCCGCAGCCCGTTCGTACCAGTCTTGAAGAAATCAGGATCCGTCAAGAACAGCCTGTACAGGTATACACGCATCAAGGGGACTATTTCCTGGATCCTGACGGGCAGCCCATTCGCTCCTTGAACAAGGCCTATCGGGCTACGGGGGAAGATGTGGCTCAGACCGTCCAATTGCTGACCCGATCTTCTCTTTACGCATGGGAAGAAGAGTTGCGACGGGGATATGTAACGATTGCCGGCGGACACCGTGTGGGCTTGGCCGGGAAAGCGGTTCTGACCCCTCTCGGGTCGGTTCAGACGCTAAAACACATCTCTTGCATCAACATACGCATTGCCCGTGAGATCCAGGGAGCGGCTGATGGCGTAAAACAGTTCCTGACAGGTATGGAAGGAAAATTGCATAATACCCTGATCATTTCTCCACCGCAATCCGGCAAAACCACTTTGTTGCGGGACATCGCCCGCCAGGCAAGTGACGGTCTGCTGCATCCCGGACTGCGGGGAATGAAAGTTGGCGTGGTCGATGAACGTTCAGAATTGGCGGGTTGTGTGAACGGAATCCCGCAGCATTCAATTGGGGCTCGCACGGACGTATTGGATGCGTGCCCGAAAGCCGAAGGGATGTTGATGATGATTCGTTCCATGTCGCCCCAACTGTTGATAACAGATGAGATAGGACGGGAACAGGATCGTGACGCCATTCTTGAGGCGGTCCATTCCGGAGTTGCGGTAATCGCATCCGCTCATGGGCTCACCCTGAGCGAAGTCCGAAACCGGCCCGCCATTCGTTCCCTGTTTGAGGAGAAAGTTTTTTCCCGCTATATCGTCCTCTCCCGGCGAAACGGCCCCCTCACCCTGGAAGGAGTATATGACAAGGACGGGCAGTGCCTGTTCAAAAGAGAGGGCAGGTACCCATGA
- the spoIIIAG gene encoding stage III sporulation protein AG codes for MNIDLSKVPKWTYAVGALGIALLLFGTSLDSPGPPPKQETAQQTKEIHTDRMSISGYERLYEEKLAQVLNQIQGVADVTVMVNLESTEEIVLAENTNNQRTTTTENDKQGGTRTITAFNENKQLVMTKGSPDNPVVVRTIKPHVRGVLVVARGAEQPRVKAMILETVQRVLEVPAHRIAVEPKKAN; via the coding sequence ATGAATATCGATCTCTCAAAAGTGCCCAAATGGACTTATGCGGTGGGAGCTTTGGGAATTGCACTGCTTCTGTTTGGCACCTCTCTGGACTCGCCGGGGCCCCCCCCCAAGCAAGAGACTGCGCAACAGACCAAGGAGATTCACACGGACCGGATGTCCATCAGCGGTTATGAAAGGCTGTATGAGGAAAAATTGGCCCAGGTGCTCAATCAGATTCAGGGCGTCGCCGATGTTACCGTAATGGTCAATCTGGAATCTACCGAAGAAATTGTGCTTGCCGAAAATACTAACAACCAAAGAACGACAACAACCGAAAACGACAAACAAGGGGGAACCCGGACAATTACCGCATTTAACGAGAACAAGCAGTTGGTTATGACCAAGGGATCACCTGACAATCCGGTAGTGGTCAGGACCATCAAACCTCATGTCCGGGGAGTTCTTGTTGTCGCCAGAGGGGCGGAACAGCCCAGGGTAAAGGCAATGATCCTGGAGACCGTTCAGCGTGTGCTGGAAGTCCCCGCACACCGGATCGCAGTGGAACCAAAAAAAGCGAATTGA
- the spoIIIAC gene encoding stage III sporulation protein AC: MFSVAISTILQIAGIGFLTAVLQTVLKAAGKDEFSNWVTLTGIAVALVLVLSKLEVLLTEITSVFRFQ, translated from the coding sequence ATGTTTTCAGTCGCAATCAGTACCATACTGCAGATTGCCGGAATCGGGTTCCTGACAGCCGTGCTGCAAACAGTTCTGAAAGCAGCGGGCAAGGATGAATTTTCCAATTGGGTTACCCTGACGGGGATTGCAGTTGCTCTGGTTCTTGTTCTTAGCAAACTTGAGGTGCTGTTGACGGAGATTACAAGCGTGTTCCGTTTCCAATAG